The Schistocerca gregaria isolate iqSchGreg1 chromosome 1, iqSchGreg1.2, whole genome shotgun sequence genome includes a window with the following:
- the LOC126340591 gene encoding protein SREK1IP1-like: MDPEILARLIPQGKETVRPACKKCGYAGHLTYQCRNFLKVDPNKEIVLDISSTSSDSADDYLTPLTELREKELKKKLKKAKKSAKKKKRKKKKIKKKSKEHDRSRSRSRSESDTDSESESDSDKKHKRHKRKKHKKHKKSTHPSDDSANDSD, from the coding sequence ATGGATCCAGAAATACTTGCCCGACTTATACCACAGGGAAAGGAGACGGTACGCCCCGCATGCAAGAAATGTGGCTACGCAGGACATTTGACGTATCAGTGTAGAAATTTTCTTAAGGTTGATCCAAACAAGGAAATTGTCCTCGACATTAGTAGTACGAGTAGCGACAGTGCTGATGATTACTTGACACCGTTAACGGAATTACGTGAGAAGGAACTAAAGAAAAAGCTGAAGAAAGCCAAGAAAAGTgctaagaagaaaaagaggaagaaaaagaaaataaagaaaaaatcgaaAGAACATGACAGATCCCGGTCTCGTTCTAGATCAGAGAGTGACACCGATAGTGAATCAGAAAGTGACAGTGATAAGAAACACAAAAGACATAAAAGAAAGAAGcataaaaaacataagaaatcgacGCACCCCTCAGATGACAGTGCAAATGATTCCGACTGA